The following coding sequences lie in one Nocardioides sambongensis genomic window:
- a CDS encoding hydantoinase/carbamoylase family amidase yields MGPARPRRHHAPRAFTAFGLDPTRVGDAARRPEDLVGYLEAHIEQGPYLEAADASLGYVTTIAGARRFRITFTGEARHAGGTPYERRRDALVGASAAVVAIETLAKADGTIATVGRIEARPGAVNVIAGRVDISLDLRAATDLERDDTWRSIRTELAAICDARQLRLDVVENHTAPAAPCAPWLQQAVIDGIVATGDPAPMGLWSRAGHDAMAIAAVTDIGMLFLRCHDGISHHPDENVREIDVARGLDAFEQAVLAVARTVESGTTTATAAR; encoded by the coding sequence GTGGGACCTGCGCGACCGCGACGGCACCACGCTCCACGGGCCTTCACCGCGTTCGGGCTCGACCCCACCCGGGTCGGCGACGCCGCGCGTCGTCCCGAGGACCTGGTCGGCTACCTGGAGGCACACATCGAGCAGGGCCCCTACCTGGAGGCGGCCGACGCGTCGCTGGGCTACGTGACCACCATCGCCGGCGCACGACGGTTCCGGATCACCTTCACCGGGGAGGCGCGGCACGCCGGCGGGACGCCGTACGAGAGGCGTCGGGACGCGCTGGTCGGCGCCAGCGCGGCCGTCGTCGCCATCGAGACCCTGGCGAAGGCCGACGGCACCATCGCCACCGTCGGCCGGATCGAGGCGAGGCCGGGCGCGGTCAACGTGATCGCCGGGCGGGTGGACATCAGCCTGGACCTGCGGGCGGCCACCGACCTCGAGCGCGATGACACCTGGCGCAGCATCCGCACCGAGCTGGCCGCCATCTGCGACGCCCGACAGCTGCGCCTGGACGTGGTGGAGAACCACACCGCGCCGGCCGCGCCGTGCGCGCCGTGGCTGCAGCAGGCGGTGATCGACGGGATCGTGGCGACCGGCGACCCGGCGCCGATGGGGTTGTGGAGCCGCGCCGGGCACGACGCGATGGCGATCGCCGCGGTGACCGACATCGGGATGCTCTTCCTCCGCTGCCACGACGGCATCAGCCACCACCCGGACGAGAACGTCCGGGAGATCGACGTGGCGCGCGGACTGGACGCCTTCGAGCAGGCGGTGCTCGCGGTGGCCCGCACCGTCGAGTCCGGTACGACGACGGCGACCGCGGCGCGATGA
- the arfB gene encoding alternative ribosome rescue aminoacyl-tRNA hydrolase ArfB codes for MSAPGRDLDVPAGPGLPAGATIPAGELVERFSRSPGPGGQSVNTSDTRVELLFAPGTSLAFTPAQRDRLVRNLGEVLVQGQVSVVASEHRSQLRNRTAARRRLVDLLRAAVAPPPPPRRATRPSRASQRRRVEAKKQVGRTKALRGRVREE; via the coding sequence ATGAGCGCGCCCGGCCGAGACCTCGACGTGCCGGCCGGCCCCGGGCTGCCGGCGGGCGCCACCATCCCGGCGGGCGAGCTGGTCGAGCGCTTCTCGCGCTCCCCCGGCCCCGGCGGCCAGTCGGTGAACACCAGCGACACGCGGGTGGAGCTGCTCTTCGCTCCCGGCACCTCGCTCGCGTTCACGCCCGCCCAGCGTGACCGCCTGGTCCGCAATCTGGGTGAGGTCCTCGTCCAGGGCCAGGTCAGCGTCGTGGCCTCCGAGCACCGGTCCCAGCTGCGCAACCGCACCGCCGCCCGCCGGCGACTGGTCGATCTGCTGCGGGCGGCCGTGGCTCCGCCTCCCCCGCCGCGGCGCGCGACGCGACCGAGTCGGGCATCGCAACGCCGACGCGTGGAGGCGAAGAAGCAGGTGGGGCGGACCAAGGCGCTGCGCGGGCGGGTGCGCGAGGAGTAG
- the allB gene encoding allantoinase AllB, whose amino-acid sequence MSTVSSTPRAATSTPSAVRARRVLVDGAFTPATLRISEGRITAIDPYRPDQQVPTLDLLDLPDTAHLVPGVVDTHVHVNEPGRTEWEGFATATAAAALGGVTTLIDMPLNSVPATTTVAALQAKQRAAAGKLAVDVGFWGGAVPESLGSLEALWLAGVYGFKCFLAPSGVAEFGHLDGPQLRSAMAEIAGFDGLLIVHAEDAAVLEAAPHPPSRAYADFLLSRPAEAESAAIRSVLDGAQETGCRVHVLHLSSARPLEALAAARAEGLPVTVETCPHYLCLDAGDVPDAAPEFKCCPPIRDAGNRDALWDGLRDGVIDVVVSDHSPATAEMKQAGDGDLQQAWGGIAGLQVGFTAVAAEAAARGIGLDAVSDWMSRRTADLVGLTAKGRIEVGADADLAVYDTAAAWSVDARALAHRNPISAYQGRHYPGSVTHTLVRGRLVDTAAPDPTWGRMLERSAP is encoded by the coding sequence GTGAGCACCGTGTCGTCGACGCCGCGCGCCGCGACGTCGACACCCAGCGCCGTCCGCGCCCGCCGGGTGCTGGTCGACGGCGCCTTCACCCCGGCGACGCTGCGCATCAGCGAGGGCCGGATCACCGCGATCGACCCGTACCGGCCCGACCAGCAGGTGCCCACGCTCGACCTCCTCGACCTCCCCGACACCGCGCACCTGGTGCCCGGGGTGGTGGACACCCACGTCCATGTCAACGAGCCGGGACGCACCGAGTGGGAGGGGTTCGCCACGGCCACCGCCGCGGCCGCACTGGGCGGGGTCACCACGCTGATCGACATGCCGCTCAACTCGGTGCCGGCGACCACCACCGTCGCCGCGCTGCAGGCCAAGCAGCGGGCGGCCGCCGGCAAGCTCGCCGTGGACGTCGGCTTCTGGGGCGGGGCGGTGCCGGAGAGCCTGGGCTCGCTGGAGGCGTTGTGGCTGGCCGGCGTCTACGGCTTCAAGTGCTTCCTGGCACCGTCCGGCGTGGCGGAGTTCGGTCACCTCGACGGTCCGCAGCTGCGGTCCGCGATGGCCGAGATCGCCGGGTTCGACGGCCTGCTGATCGTGCACGCGGAGGACGCCGCGGTGCTGGAGGCGGCGCCGCACCCGCCGAGCCGGGCCTACGCCGACTTCCTGCTCAGCCGCCCCGCCGAGGCGGAGAGCGCAGCCATCCGGTCCGTGCTCGACGGCGCCCAGGAGACCGGGTGCCGGGTGCACGTGCTGCACCTCTCCAGCGCCCGGCCGCTGGAGGCGCTGGCCGCGGCCCGGGCCGAGGGGCTGCCGGTCACCGTGGAGACCTGCCCGCACTACCTCTGCCTCGACGCCGGGGACGTGCCCGACGCGGCACCGGAGTTCAAGTGCTGTCCTCCGATCCGCGACGCCGGCAACCGCGACGCGCTCTGGGACGGCCTGCGCGACGGCGTCATCGACGTGGTCGTCTCCGACCACTCCCCGGCGACCGCGGAGATGAAGCAGGCCGGCGACGGCGACCTGCAGCAGGCCTGGGGCGGCATCGCCGGGCTGCAGGTCGGCTTCACCGCGGTCGCCGCCGAGGCCGCCGCGCGCGGCATCGGCCTGGACGCCGTGAGCGACTGGATGTCGCGTCGCACCGCGGACCTCGTCGGCCTCACGGCCAAGGGCCGGATCGAGGTCGGGGCGGACGCGGACCTCGCCGTCTACGACACGGCGGCGGCCTGGAGCGTCGACGCTCGGGCGCTCGCCCACCGCAACCCGATCTCGGCCTACCAGGGCCGCCACTACCCCGGCAGCGTCACGCACACCCTGGTGCGCGGCCGCCTGGTCGACACCGCCGCGCCCGACCCCACCTGGGGCCGGATGCTGGAGAGGAGCGCGCCGTGA
- the xdhC gene encoding xanthine dehydrogenase accessory protein XdhC, whose protein sequence is MGVAAGQGRVLMDWLTALTRCREQREPAVLVTVASVRGHAPRDAGAKLVVTAAAAWGSVGGGNLEEAAIARARALLTDAAAAPSLETTALTDRVVGEHGVQCCGGEVTLLLEPVPVRPAYAVFGMGHVGLEIALLLSRHEVELHLVDSRDDQLEPSRLELLESGPSLVRVHREPVLPELAIAALPAGVDCLVLTHDHAEDLALLDALLRSGTPGSIGLIGSSAKWARFRGRLAELGHDEAAIARVRTPIGDPAVTGKEPATIALSVALELLGHAVRV, encoded by the coding sequence GTGGGCGTTGCAGCGGGCCAGGGGCGGGTCCTGATGGACTGGCTCACCGCGCTGACCCGTTGCCGCGAACAGCGCGAGCCGGCGGTGCTGGTCACCGTCGCCTCGGTCCGCGGGCACGCGCCGCGGGACGCCGGCGCGAAGCTGGTGGTGACCGCCGCGGCGGCCTGGGGAAGCGTCGGTGGCGGCAACCTCGAGGAGGCGGCGATCGCCCGCGCCCGCGCGCTGCTGACCGATGCGGCGGCCGCGCCGTCGCTGGAGACCACCGCACTGACCGACCGGGTGGTCGGGGAGCACGGCGTGCAGTGCTGCGGCGGCGAGGTGACCCTGCTGCTGGAGCCGGTCCCGGTCCGGCCCGCCTACGCCGTCTTCGGGATGGGGCACGTCGGACTCGAGATCGCGCTGTTGCTGAGCCGGCACGAGGTGGAGCTGCACCTGGTCGACTCCCGGGACGACCAGTTGGAGCCGTCCCGACTGGAGCTGCTGGAGAGCGGTCCGTCGCTGGTCCGGGTGCACCGGGAGCCGGTCCTCCCCGAGCTGGCGATCGCCGCGCTGCCGGCCGGTGTCGACTGCCTGGTGCTGACCCACGATCACGCCGAGGACCTGGCGCTGCTCGATGCGCTGCTGCGCTCGGGGACGCCGGGCAGCATCGGCCTGATCGGCTCCAGCGCGAAGTGGGCCCGGTTCCGTGGGCGCCTCGCGGAGCTCGGCCACGACGAGGCGGCCATCGCCCGGGTGCGGACCCCGATCGGGGACCCCGCGGTCACCGGGAAGGAACCCGCCACGATCGCGCTCTCGGTCGCCCTCGAGCTGCTCGGTCACGCGGTGAGGGTGTAG
- a CDS encoding nucleoside deaminase → MTPRMTIDDNIWLERAVALATANVADDGGPFGAVVVRGEELISCGQNRVTRDHDPTAHAEVVAIRAACRALGDFTLAGCTLYTSCEPCPLCLSAVLWSRLDRVVFAADRHDAARGGFDDRAFYDLMQQPRSAWPVRINEQRTASATAPFDAWLAHERRTAY, encoded by the coding sequence GTGACCCCGAGGATGACCATCGACGACAACATCTGGCTCGAGCGAGCGGTGGCACTGGCCACCGCCAACGTGGCCGACGACGGCGGACCGTTCGGCGCGGTCGTCGTACGCGGGGAGGAGCTGATCTCCTGCGGCCAGAACCGGGTCACCCGCGACCACGACCCCACGGCGCACGCCGAGGTGGTCGCCATCCGCGCCGCGTGCCGGGCGCTCGGCGACTTCACCCTGGCCGGGTGCACGCTCTACACCTCGTGCGAGCCCTGCCCGCTCTGCCTCTCCGCGGTGCTGTGGTCGCGGCTGGACCGGGTGGTCTTCGCCGCCGACCGGCACGACGCGGCGCGCGGTGGCTTCGACGACCGGGCGTTCTACGACCTGATGCAGCAGCCGCGGTCCGCGTGGCCGGTACGGATCAACGAGCAGCGTACGGCGAGCGCGACGGCCCCGTTCGACGCCTGGCTGGCGCACGAGCGGCGGACGGCGTACTGA
- the xdhB gene encoding xanthine dehydrogenase molybdopterin binding subunit, with protein MSTPLFHRPDGAEVGTGRAHESAALHVTGRALYTDDVAQRTHGVLHAHPVTTSTPHGLVTRLDTKPALDVPGVVRVLTGDDVPGVNDAGTRHDEPLFPTEVMFHGHAVAWVLAEDLESARLGASAVEVDVELLPAVLTVAEAIEQGAYQGAHLHLERGDVAVGLAEAAHTFSGVTEIAGQEHFYLETHASLASVDDDGQVFVQCSTQHPTETQEIVAHVLGLDSHQVTVQCLRMGGGFGGKEMQPHGFAAVAALGATLTGRPVRVRLTRAQDMALTGKRHGFHAGWRVGFDRDGRITALDATLISDGGWSLDLSEPVLSRALCHIDNAYYLPHVRVDGRVARTNKTSQTAFRGFGGPQGMLVIEDLLGRCAPELGIDPAELRRRNFYADDQPTPYGQPVRHASRLDRAWRQVVEGGDLAARRDRIAASNAETPHAKRGLAITPVKFGISFNFTAFNQAGALVHVYKDGSVLINHGGTEMGQGLHTKMLQVAATALGVPLPRVRLAPTRTDKVPNTSATAASSGADLNGAAVKDACEQILARLAPVRTRLGGNATWDEVVKAAYLDRVQLWAAGFYRTEGLSWDPTTMTGEPFKYFAYGVAAAEVTVDGFTGAYTVDRVDIVHDVGDSLSPLVDLGQIEGGFVQGLGWLTLEDLRWDTSDGPGRGRLATAGASTYKLPSLSEMPADFRVSLLERAGEDGVVYGSKAVGEPPLMLAFCVREALRDAVAAFGPGGAAVQLDSPATPEAVWWALQRARGGS; from the coding sequence ATGAGCACCCCGCTGTTCCACCGTCCCGACGGGGCCGAGGTCGGCACCGGCCGGGCCCACGAGTCGGCGGCGCTGCACGTGACCGGCCGGGCGCTCTACACCGACGACGTGGCCCAGCGCACCCACGGGGTGCTGCACGCGCACCCGGTCACCACGAGCACCCCGCACGGGTTGGTCACCCGGTTGGACACCAAGCCGGCACTCGACGTACCGGGGGTGGTGCGGGTGCTCACCGGGGACGACGTGCCCGGGGTGAACGACGCCGGCACCCGGCACGACGAGCCGCTCTTCCCGACCGAGGTGATGTTCCACGGGCATGCGGTCGCCTGGGTGCTGGCCGAGGACCTGGAGTCGGCGCGGCTCGGAGCGAGCGCCGTCGAGGTGGACGTGGAGCTGCTGCCCGCGGTGCTCACCGTGGCCGAGGCGATCGAGCAGGGCGCCTACCAGGGTGCGCACCTGCACCTGGAGCGTGGGGACGTCGCGGTCGGACTCGCCGAGGCCGCGCACACCTTCAGCGGCGTCACCGAGATCGCCGGCCAGGAGCACTTCTACCTGGAGACGCACGCCTCGCTGGCCAGCGTCGACGACGACGGTCAGGTCTTCGTCCAGTGCTCGACGCAGCACCCCACGGAGACCCAGGAGATCGTCGCCCACGTGCTCGGCCTGGACAGTCACCAGGTGACCGTCCAGTGCCTGCGGATGGGTGGCGGCTTCGGCGGCAAGGAGATGCAGCCGCACGGGTTCGCGGCGGTCGCCGCGCTCGGCGCCACGCTGACCGGACGACCGGTCCGGGTCCGGCTCACCCGCGCCCAGGACATGGCGCTGACCGGCAAGCGTCACGGTTTCCACGCCGGCTGGCGGGTCGGCTTCGACCGCGACGGCCGGATCACCGCGCTGGACGCGACGCTCATCTCGGACGGCGGGTGGAGCCTCGACCTCTCCGAACCGGTGCTCTCCCGGGCGCTGTGCCACATCGACAACGCCTACTACCTGCCGCACGTGCGGGTGGACGGTCGCGTCGCGCGGACCAACAAGACCTCGCAGACGGCGTTCCGCGGCTTCGGCGGACCGCAGGGGATGCTGGTGATCGAGGACCTGCTCGGGCGGTGTGCTCCCGAGCTCGGCATCGACCCGGCCGAGCTGCGGCGGCGCAACTTCTACGCCGACGACCAGCCCACGCCCTACGGTCAGCCGGTGCGCCACGCGTCGCGGCTCGACCGGGCGTGGCGGCAGGTGGTCGAGGGCGGCGACCTGGCCGCGCGCAGGGACCGGATCGCGGCGAGCAACGCCGAGACCCCGCACGCCAAGCGCGGGCTGGCGATCACCCCGGTGAAGTTCGGTATCTCGTTCAACTTCACCGCCTTCAACCAGGCCGGCGCGCTGGTCCACGTCTACAAGGACGGCTCGGTGCTGATCAACCACGGCGGCACCGAGATGGGTCAGGGGCTGCACACCAAGATGCTGCAGGTCGCCGCGACGGCGCTCGGGGTGCCGTTGCCGCGGGTGCGGCTGGCACCGACGCGCACCGACAAGGTGCCCAACACCTCGGCGACCGCCGCCAGCTCGGGCGCCGACCTCAACGGCGCCGCGGTCAAGGACGCCTGCGAGCAGATCCTGGCGCGGCTGGCGCCGGTGCGGACGCGCCTGGGTGGGAACGCCACCTGGGACGAGGTGGTCAAGGCCGCCTACCTGGACCGGGTCCAGCTGTGGGCGGCCGGCTTCTACCGGACCGAGGGGCTCAGCTGGGACCCCACCACGATGACCGGCGAGCCGTTCAAGTACTTCGCCTACGGTGTCGCCGCGGCCGAGGTCACCGTCGACGGCTTCACCGGCGCCTACACCGTCGACCGGGTCGACATCGTCCACGACGTGGGCGACAGCCTCTCCCCGCTGGTCGACCTCGGGCAGATCGAGGGCGGCTTCGTGCAGGGCCTGGGTTGGCTCACCCTCGAGGACCTGCGCTGGGACACCTCCGACGGACCGGGCCGTGGCCGGCTCGCGACCGCGGGGGCGTCGACGTACAAGCTGCCGAGCCTCTCGGAGATGCCCGCGGACTTCCGGGTCTCGCTGCTGGAGCGGGCCGGCGAGGACGGCGTCGTCTACGGGTCGAAGGCGGTCGGCGAGCCGCCGCTGATGCTCGCGTTCTGCGTGCGGGAGGCGCTGCGGGACGCGGTCGCCGCCTTCGGTCCCGGCGGGGCCGCCGTGCAGCTGGACTCCCCGGCGACGCCCGAGGCGGTCTGGTGGGCGTTGCAGCGGGCCAGGGGCGGGTCCTGA
- a CDS encoding HNH endonuclease, which translates to MSALLPVAQGVALHASLTRAANAARAVGDSRTKGQLMADTLVHRVIRAESERVEGSAVPDRGPRVPVGVTITIPVTTLAGGLDPAELHADGVPPEVLPAEMARHLIAAGLDDPASAAHCWFRRLFVDPGGRLIAMTTRSRDFPAGLAGFLAQRGGGICATPWCDAPVRHTDHIVPADDGGTTDARNGQGLCEACNHAKQAPGWHQRQRPDRAVETVTPTGHRYRSRAPAPPGWHEPRYLLTRPGVYTLTA; encoded by the coding sequence GTGAGCGCGCTCCTCCCCGTCGCTCAGGGGGTCGCCCTGCACGCCTCGCTGACGCGTGCCGCCAACGCTGCCCGCGCCGTCGGGGACTCCCGGACGAAGGGCCAACTGATGGCCGACACCCTCGTCCACCGGGTCATCCGCGCCGAGTCGGAGCGGGTCGAAGGTTCGGCCGTGCCGGACCGAGGGCCGAGGGTGCCGGTCGGCGTCACCATCACGATCCCCGTCACCACCCTCGCCGGCGGCCTCGATCCCGCCGAGCTCCACGCAGACGGCGTCCCGCCCGAGGTCCTCCCGGCCGAGATGGCCCGCCACCTGATCGCAGCCGGCCTCGATGACCCGGCCAGTGCGGCCCACTGCTGGTTCCGCAGGCTCTTCGTCGACCCCGGTGGTCGGCTGATCGCGATGACCACCCGGTCCCGCGATTTCCCGGCCGGACTCGCTGGCTTCCTCGCCCAGCGGGGTGGCGGGATCTGCGCCACCCCGTGGTGCGACGCCCCGGTCCGCCACACCGACCACATCGTCCCCGCCGACGACGGCGGCACGACCGACGCCCGCAATGGTCAGGGTCTCTGCGAGGCCTGCAACCACGCGAAGCAGGCGCCGGGCTGGCATCAGCGGCAACGACCGGATCGGGCCGTCGAGACCGTCACCCCGACCGGGCACCGCTACAGATCACGAGCACCTGCGCCACCCGGCTGGCACGAACCCCGCTACCTCCTGACCCGACCGGGCGTCTACACCCTCACCGCGTGA
- a CDS encoding MurR/RpiR family transcriptional regulator: MTTDGVEVGDRIDERIAARHDRLTPQEQRAAATLLEHLDDLATYRAAELAELAGVSKATMSRLFRSLGFEDFDQVREHLRGLRSTGEPRRADGAVDPAAIACVEQAAVQRAVEHPRTEEAITLIAEARRVVVVGWRNSYPVALHLREQLAQARDEVRIAPAPGQTLGEELTGLGRQDLVVVIGFRRRPAGFAAFLAEARSCAATVLLVGDPSAVSHAAHVDLWLECPLTSALAFDSYAAPMALVSVLADGVLARLGRAGSNRVRSITAAYERLDETE, from the coding sequence ATGACGACCGACGGCGTCGAGGTCGGTGACCGGATCGACGAGCGGATCGCCGCCCGGCACGACCGGCTGACGCCCCAGGAGCAGCGCGCCGCGGCGACGCTGCTGGAGCACCTGGACGACCTGGCCACCTACCGGGCCGCGGAGCTGGCCGAGCTGGCCGGCGTCTCCAAGGCGACGATGAGCCGACTCTTCCGCAGCCTCGGGTTCGAGGACTTCGACCAGGTGCGCGAGCACCTGCGCGGGCTGCGGTCGACCGGGGAGCCGCGCCGGGCGGACGGCGCCGTCGACCCGGCGGCGATCGCGTGCGTGGAGCAGGCCGCCGTGCAACGTGCCGTCGAGCACCCGCGGACGGAGGAGGCGATCACGCTGATCGCCGAGGCACGGCGGGTGGTGGTGGTCGGCTGGCGCAACAGCTATCCGGTCGCGCTGCACCTGCGCGAGCAGCTCGCCCAGGCGCGGGACGAGGTGCGGATCGCGCCCGCGCCCGGCCAGACCCTCGGTGAGGAGCTGACCGGCCTCGGACGCCAGGACCTGGTGGTGGTGATCGGGTTCCGCCGCCGCCCCGCCGGCTTCGCCGCGTTCCTGGCCGAGGCCCGGTCGTGCGCGGCGACCGTGCTGCTGGTGGGCGACCCGTCCGCGGTCTCCCACGCCGCGCACGTCGACCTGTGGCTGGAGTGCCCGCTGACCAGCGCCCTGGCCTTCGACAGCTATGCCGCGCCGATGGCGCTGGTCAGCGTGCTGGCCGACGGCGTGCTGGCCCGTCTCGGGAGGGCCGGCAGCAACCGGGTGCGGAGCATCACCGCGGCCTACGAACGACTGGACGAGACGGAGTGA
- a CDS encoding pyridoxal-phosphate-dependent aminotransferase family protein — translation MTTPNPGPVAPPPRLLMGPGPITVDPRVLQAMSTQLVGQFDPWMTATMNEVMDLYRGVFATTNDQTFLVDGTSRAGIEAALVSLIEPGDRVLVPVFGRFGHLLAEIAGRCGAQVHTLEVPWGEVVEPDRVADAIRTVRPRVLAVVQGDTSTTMCQPLADLGALCAEHDVLFYCDATASLGGNAFRTDEWGLDAVTAGLQKCLGGPSGSAPVTLSPKAVAVIDARRHVEAGIREAGDEPRGRIIASNYFDLAMVMDYWGPRRLNHHTEATSMLYAARECARLLLAEGLDAVVARHTLHGQAMLEGVRGLGLGVFGDVAHKMTNVVAVEIPAALGAAGGDAVRGRMLTDFGIEIGTSFGPLHGRVWRIGTMGYNARRDAVLGTLAALEQCLRTTGVPVPAGGGVEAALGVYPEEER, via the coding sequence GTGACCACGCCGAACCCCGGGCCGGTCGCGCCCCCGCCGCGGCTGTTGATGGGCCCTGGCCCGATCACCGTCGACCCGCGGGTGCTGCAGGCGATGTCCACCCAGCTGGTCGGCCAGTTCGACCCGTGGATGACGGCGACCATGAACGAGGTGATGGACCTCTACCGCGGCGTCTTCGCGACCACGAACGATCAGACGTTCCTGGTCGACGGCACCTCCCGCGCCGGCATCGAGGCAGCCCTGGTCTCCCTGATCGAGCCCGGCGACCGGGTGCTGGTCCCGGTCTTCGGCCGCTTCGGACACCTGCTCGCCGAGATCGCCGGCCGGTGCGGCGCCCAGGTGCACACCCTCGAGGTGCCGTGGGGCGAGGTCGTCGAGCCGGACCGCGTCGCCGACGCCATCCGCACGGTGCGGCCCCGGGTGCTGGCCGTGGTCCAGGGCGACACCTCCACCACGATGTGCCAGCCGCTGGCCGACCTGGGCGCGCTCTGCGCCGAGCACGACGTCCTCTTCTACTGCGACGCCACCGCCTCGCTGGGCGGCAACGCCTTCCGCACCGACGAGTGGGGCCTGGACGCCGTCACCGCCGGCCTGCAGAAGTGCCTGGGCGGGCCGTCGGGCAGCGCCCCGGTGACGCTCTCGCCGAAGGCGGTCGCGGTCATCGACGCCCGGCGCCACGTCGAGGCCGGCATCCGCGAGGCCGGCGACGAGCCGCGTGGGCGGATCATCGCGAGCAACTACTTCGACCTCGCCATGGTGATGGACTACTGGGGACCGCGGCGGCTCAACCACCACACCGAGGCCACCTCCATGCTGTACGCCGCCCGCGAGTGCGCCCGGCTGCTGCTCGCCGAGGGGCTGGACGCCGTCGTGGCCCGGCACACCCTGCACGGGCAGGCCATGCTCGAGGGCGTGCGCGGTCTCGGCCTCGGCGTCTTCGGCGACGTGGCGCACAAGATGACCAACGTGGTGGCCGTCGAGATCCCCGCGGCGCTCGGGGCGGCCGGCGGGGACGCGGTCCGGGGTCGCATGCTGACCGACTTCGGGATCGAGATCGGCACCTCGTTCGGCCCTCTGCACGGCCGGGTCTGGCGGATCGGCACGATGGGCTACAACGCCCGCCGGGACGCGGTCCTCGGCACGCTCGCGGCCCTCGAGCAGTGTCTGCGCACCACCGGGGTCCCGGTGCCCGCCGGCGGCGGCGTCGAGGCGGCGCTCGGCGTCTACCCGGAGGAGGAGCGGTGA